NNNNNNNNNNNNNNNNCCAATCTAAAAGCAATCTCCAGAGAAAAGAAATACTCATTTCATAAGCAGCAAGTAGTGAGGTTTTAGCAATATTTCTTGCAATCAATCTTGCAATTCAACAGCCAATGGCCTCTCTAACAATCATGTTCTCCTTTTCTGAATTCTTGAAATCCATCTAAAAGTAGCTACCGCCTCAGAGTcacccttattttcttcttttttcagttaTATATCTAAATTCTCTTCCTTTTAGCTGTTCAGTTTTGTccacttgtttattttcttggNNNNNNNNNNNNNNNNNNNNNNNNNNNNNNNNNNNNNNNNNNNNNNNNNNNNNNNNNNNNNNNNNNNNNatatttttccatttttcgggCTTTACGTCATGTACTGTTCAAGTAATTTCAGtttgtaacaatttttttttctcccaaatctagtggttcccaacctttctTGTTCTGTATCCCCCGACCAATGTATAATAATCTCCGTGGTCCCGTTCATTGTCTGTTATTCTNNNNNNNNNNNNNNNNNNNNNNNNNNNNNNNNNNNNNNNNNNNNNNNNNNNNNNNNNNNNNNNNNNNNNNNNNNNNNNNNNNNNNNNNNNNNNNNNNNNNNNNNNNNNNNNNNNNNNNNNNNNNNNNNNNNNNNNNNNNNNNNNNTCGACTTCATAAATTTCCTATTGCTCCAATTNNNNNNNNNNNNNNNNNNNNNNNNNNNNNNNNNNNNNNNNNNNNNNNNNNNNNNNNNNNNNNNNNNNNNNNNNNNNNNNNNNNNNNNNNNNNNNNNNNNNNNNNNNNNNNNNNNNNNNNNNNNNNNNNNNNNNNNNNNNNNNNNNNNNNNNNNNTTCTCAATGNNNNNNNNNNNNNNNNNNNNNNNNNNNNNNNNNNNNNNNNNNNNNNNNNNNNNNNNNNNNNNNNNNNNNNNNNNNNNNNNNNNNNNNNNNNNNNNNNNNNNNNNNNNNNNNNNNNNNNNNNNNNNNNNNNNNNNNNNNNNNNNNNNNNNNNNNNNNNNNNNNNNNNNNNNNNNNNNNNNNNNNNNNNNNNNNNNNNNNNNNNNNNNNNNNNNNNNNNNNNNNNNNNNNNNNNNNNNNNNNNNNNNNNNNNNNNNNNNNNNNNNNNNNNNNNNNNNNNNNNNNNNNNNNNNNNNNNNNNNNNNNNNNNNNNNNNNNNNNNNNNNNNNNNNNNNNNNNNNNNNNNNNNNNNNNNNNNNNNNNNNNNNNNNNNNNNNNNNNNNNNNNNNNNNNNNNNNNNNNNNNNNNNNNNNNNNNNNNNNNNNNNNNNNNNNNNNNNNNNNNNNNNNNNNNNNNNNNNNNNNNNNNNNNNNNNNNNNNNNNNNNNNNNNNNNNNNNNNNNNNNNNNNNNNNNNNNNNNNNNNNNNNNNNNNNNNNNNNNNNNNNNNNNNNNNNNNNNNNNNNNNNNNNNNNNNNNNNNNNNNNNNNNNNNNNNNNNNNNNNNNNNNNNNNNNNNNNNNNNNNNNNNNNNNNNNNNNNNNNNNNNNNNNNNNNNNNNNNNNNNNNNNNNNNNNNNNNNNNNNNNNNNNNNNNNNNNNNNNNNNNNNNNNNNNNNNNNNNNNNNNNNNNNNNNNNNNNNNNNNNNNNNNNNNNNNNNNNNNNNNNNNNNNNNNNNNNNNNNNNNNNNNNNNNNNNNNNNNNNNNNNNNNNNNNNNNNNNNNNNNNNNNNNNNNNNNNNNNNNNNNNNNNNNNNNNNNNNNNNNNNNNNNNNNNNNNNNNNNNNNNNNNNNNNNNNNNNNNNNNNNNNNNNNNNNNNNNNNNNNNNNNNNNNNNNNNNNNNNNNNNNNNNNNNNNNNNNNNNNNNNNNNNNNNNNNNNNNNNNNNNNNNNNNNNNNNNNNNNNNNNNNNNNNNNNNNNNNNNNNNNNNNNNNNNNNNNNNNNNNNNNNNNNNNNNNNNNNNNNNNNNNNNNNNNNNNNNNNNNNNNNNNNNNNNNNNNNNNNNNNNNNNNNNNNNNNNNNNNNNNNNNNNNNNNNNNNNNNNNNNNNNNNNNNNNNNNNNNNNNNNNNNNNNNNNNNNNNNNNNNNNNNNNNNNNNNNNNNNNNNNNNNNNNNNNNNNNNNNNNNNNNNNNNNNNNNNNNNNNNNNNNNNNNNNNNNNNNNNNNNNNNNNNNNNNNNNNNNNNNNNNNNNNNNNNNNNNNNNNNNNNNNNNNNNNNNNNNNNNNNNNNNNNNNNNNNNNNNNNNNNNNNNNNNNNNNNNNNNNNNNNNNNNNNNNNNNNNNNNNNNNNNNNNNNNNNNNNNNNNNNNNNNNNNNNNNNNNNNNNNNNNNNNNNNNNNNNNNNNNNNNNNNNNNNNNNNNNNNNNNNNNNNNNNNNNNNNNNNNNNNNNNNNNNNNNNNNNNNNNNNNNNNNNNNNNNNNNNNNNNNNNNNNNNNNNNNNNNNNNNNNNNNNNNNNNNNNNNNNNNNNNNNNNNNNNNNNNNNNNNNNNNNNNNNNNNNNNNNNNNNNNNNNNNNNNNNNNNNNNNNNNNNNNNNNNNNNNNNNNNNNNNNNNNNNNNNNNNNNNNNNNNNNNNNNNNNNNNNNNNNNNNNNNNNNNNNNNNNNNNNNNNNNNNNNNNNNNNNNNNNNNNNNNNNNNNNNNNNNNNNNNNNNNNNNNNNNNNNNNNNNNNNNNNNNNNNNNNNNNNNNNNNNNNNNNNNNNNNNNNNNNNNNNNNNNNNNNNNNNNNNNNNNNNNNNNNNNNNNNNNNNNNNNNNNNNNNNNNNNNNNNNNNNNNNNNNNNNNNNNNNNNNNNNNNNNNNNNNNNNNNNNNNNNNNNNNNNNNNNNNNNNNNNNNNNNNNNNNNNNNNNNNNNNNNNNNNNNNNNNNNNNNNNNNNNNNNNNNNNNNNNNNNNNNNNNNNNNNNNNNNNNNNNNNNNNNNNNNNNNNNNNNNNNNNNNNNNNNNNNNNNNNNNNNNNNNNNNNNNNNNNNNNNNNNNNNNNNNNNNNNNNNNNNNNNNNNNNNNNNNNNNNNNNNNNNNNNNNNNNNNNNNNNNNNNNNNNNNNNNNNNNNNNNNNNNNNNNNNNNNNNNNNNNNNNNNNNNNNNNNNNNNNNNNNNNNNNNNNNNNNNNNNNNNNNNNNNNNNNNNNNNNNNNNNNNNNNNNNNNNNNNNNNNNNNNNNNNNNNNNNNNNNNNNNNNNNNNNNNNNNNNNNNNNNNNNNNNNNNNNNNNNNNNNNNNNNNNNNNNNNNNNNNNNNNNNNNNNNNNNNNNNNNNNNNNNNNNNNNNNNNNNNNNNNNNNNNNNNNNNNNNNNNNNNNNNNNNNNNNNNNNNNNNNNNNNNNNNNNNNNNNNNNNNNNNNNNNNNNNNNNNNNNTTTCGCTTAAATAGgttagaaatattaatgatatagaaaaacGTTTTGTTCCTGATATATAAGATCACTATAATACCGAGCTTAgttttataataaagaaaaaaaaaacaatactgagTATCTTTcaaatagattagaaaaaaaaatgttcccttcTACAAACGGAATTATTAGTGGCAACGGAAACCGAGCCACTGTACTAGCAATTCCGTTTTAAAACCGAACCTAACATTTTGCTGTCTCAATACGCCGACTCAACCTCAAAGGTAACGAAACTGAATGAATATTACCCTACACAACATGTATTTTCTGATGTGAGGATGTGAGACCTAGAATATCTTTTTATTGTAGTTCTTGCCATGAACTAGGAGTTTTAAATCAGTTATATGAGCATCGTTATGGTCAGTTATGTAAAAACATTGACGTTCTTATAACTGGAACCGGCAACAGCTTATGTATAGTACATCATGCCTATTAAAATGTTAACATACTTGTGATTAAGAGATAAATGGGAAGGCCGTTCCGTTAATTCAGAGAAAGTGTATAATGAGAAGCTACCATATATTTTCTTGTGATACGCACTTCTTTAAGGGTTGCCACTGATTATGTCATTACAAACGTATATTAGTACTTAAGATGTATTTGAGAATGTGAGGACTTTAATTTCACCAAAAGCAATACACTTGTATTAATGCAACAGACGTTGTCAGTGTTGCACTCTCAGTATTTCTTTTATCAAAGTTGGATGACAGAACACCTCTCTCAAAGATAGTGTTTAATTTTAATCGATTTATGAAATAAGAAGGTATTTATTTAGATGGTGTGTAAAGTTACTTTTGAGACAGGATATTTTCTCATGATAAAATATGCTGTGTTCTGTCCAAATTAGAATGCAATTTACTAAGTTAGAggacatataatattaattccAACCAGATGGTGGATGCAGTGTCAAGCAATCATAATGCCCTTTGCATTTTGCACTCAGATGAAGTCAAATAATCCTTTACACCTTTGGACTGCTTGAACTTGAACTGGACTGTTTGAAAATTGATCCTGGGGAGACTCACAAGTTATGTCCTGCTAAAATCTAGGTGATAGAGTTTTTGTTGGCCTTTGCCTGAATGTTGACAGATATTTGCCTAATAGGAAGTGTAGttgcaaataaaaaacaacacaaaatgcaTGGAAgcagttagtattttttttatgaattccaTGTGTAACGCAGTAGTTACTAGGAAAAACTCCATGGACATTATTGGAAACCCAGTGGAAATAAGATTTTGTGTGTCAGATTAAGTTGCTGAACCAGTTAGGGACATAATTCAGTGACTATTGGTGGAGCTTTGTAGTCTTATAATTTTAGAATCATAGTTTGTGATACATTTGTGTgagtattttattgatattatttNNNNNNNNNNNNNNNNNNNNNNNNNNNNNNNNNNNNNNNNNNNNNNNNNNNNNNNNNNNNNNNNNNNNNNNNNNNNNNNNNNNNNNNNNNNNNNNNNNNNNNATTTTTTGAAGGCAGGTATAATGGTTCTTCACTCTTCAAGATTACTCTTATTAAAACCATTGCAAAGGCCATGGTTTCCAACATTCATAAGGTTAAACTCAACAACAGCTCAAATCTCATCAGGAAAAGTAAGTATTTGCCCTCTCAATTAATATCTTTGGTAGgggtataaatgtgaatataaacTGCAGATCTacaatcatttataaatatatttagcatTTTATGACATTTGTAAAACATGCAAGTGTTTTAAGATATACTGAATTACAGGTACAAATTGCAGAAAAGACATATGATGCAGATGAAATGACAAATGTGACACCCAGAATCCTGTCACACCTTGGCAGGAATCTTCATCTGCAAAAGCACCATCCCTTGAACCATATTTCCCAAAGAATAACCAAGTTTATGTATTCAAGATACTTGAGTCCGAGGGGAAATCCTCTCTTTTCCATCCATGATAGATTACAACCTATTGTCACTCCTCATCAAAATTTTGACTCACTGTTGATCCCCAAAGATCATGTTAGTAGGAAAAAGAGTgataattactatattaataagGATTTCCTCTTGCGTGCCCACACAAGTGCCCATCAGGTAAGGTCACTGTAAAACCAATGGAGTTTATTAATAGATTTTCTTGTTAACTTGTGATGTATAACACTGGATATCACATTGATATAGACATATGTCTCTTCTTtgtaatgatagatatatgaaagaATCTCTTGATTAATGATGACACCTcctttaaatgtatttttcataatttcagaGTGAATTGATTAGTATGGGTTTTGATAACTTCTTGGTTATGGGTGATGTTTACAGAAGAGATGAAATTGATGCATCACACTATCCAGTGTTCCATCAAGTAGAGGGTGTGAGGTTAACCACAAAGAGTGAAGTAAGTAGCTAAAAACAAGGGCCTGAGATGTTTTATTGAAATTGGTATATAAGTTTACCTCTTGGCTCTTGAAGATTTCATATTGTGTTAGCTTCCCTTAACAAAATCATTCCAGTCAATACTAAAACTTCTACAAGATTAAACATCATTCTGGTTTCTAAGATATATCTAGAcatcatgtaaaatatattttgtattttactagTAAAGGAAACAGTAAAACATGAAACTTCAATAAGGTTATTGTGCTCTCATCAGTATTCCTTAGAATTGTTTGTTGATGTTATATCTCAAAGGCCATTATTCATTTACAGCTTTTTGGAAGTCACCAAAACATGGATGATTTTCAACTCTTTGAAAATACAGAACGTTCAGAAACCCAACAGGGAGTTCACAATCTAGAGGCTGTGAAGCTTTTAGAGGCAGATTTAAAAGGTTGTCTTGAAGGTTTGGCAATGACTCTGTTTGGCAAAGGTATGATTGCACTCTTTTTGTATCCTAATTATGTACTATGCTTTGCGTCAGAAGTTTGGTTTGCTTCATAGCGGAAAATATGAGTTATATGGATAGGTTGTAACATATGATAAGATAGTGGAAGGGGTAACTAGTGTAATTACTAATGCTATAATGTTACAGTCAATATCTTAATGAATAGCACTACATTGTAGATACAGTATGATATAGTCttgttaaaattaaaagataCAATTGAATATTAAAAACAAAGTAATGGATACAGAACTTTATTTCACTAAAAGTACATGTGCTGGCCTCCTATTTCAGATGCTGAAATGAGATGGGTAGATGCCTACTTTCCATTCACTCATCCTTCTTGGGAACTCGAGGTTAAACTAAACGATGACTGGGTAGAGCTTCTTGGCTGTGGTGTGATTGAACAGGAAATTCTAGTAAATGGTTAGTCTAGcatcttgtaatttttttcttatacataatTTTTCTGACATTCTATATACTggcaaatataagaaaaagtgAACTTAAGAATGGTTCTGGAATTTTATCTGCCAAAGTAAAACATTATAAGAGCAATTGTAGTTAGAACTGTATTGTTAATAtgcaaaatactaaaatattttctaatatcTTCTGGAAAACTACTTTTGCCTCCATGAATGactttaaagtttttattattttttgttattgatgttgctaAATCATTCTAATGTATTTTCTCCTTGAAGCTGGGGTGATAGACAAAGTTGGCTGGGCGTTTGGCCTCGGACTGGAGCGATGGGCCATGAAGCTTTATGACATCCCAGATATTAGGTTGTTCTGGTCTTCAGATTCTGGATTCCTGTCACAGTTTAAGTTTGATGATCCATctacaaatattaaatataaggTAGGTCCTTTCTTACAAAAATTGCATAACATCATAGGATGGCCTAACTTAATTGATGGGTTAATTGATATAAATGTGTGNNNNNNNNNNNNNNNNNNNNNNNNNNNNNNNNNNNNNNNNNNNNNNNNTAAGACTGTGAGTCAGTATCCACAGTGTGTCAATGATATCAGTTTTTGGCTTCCTAGAGAGGGACTCTATGAACCTTCCGACTTTTATGATCTTGTAAGGAACATTGGTGGCAGCACTGTAGAGCAGGTGAGACATCATTTAGTTAATGCAGAAAAAATACACAAGTTTTTACTGTAAAATAGAACAAAGTTAAAAAAGAAGTGTGTTCACAGTAAAGAGTCTTGCAAATGCATATATTAGAATGTAGTGATGTTTCCTAATTTTGCAAGAATCTGTGTAGGTAAAGTATTGTGAAGaaattactcttatttttatctaCACTTTCAGGTTACTCTTATTGATAATTTTACTCACCCAAAAAAGAAGCTGACCTCCCACTGTTACCGAATAGTATATCGGCACATGGAGCGGACTCTTACTCAGGAGGAAGTCAATGTTatacataaagagatagaaaagactgCTTCAGAATCTTTAAATGTTGTAATCAGATAACTGTAGTTCNNNNNNNNNNNNNNNNNNNNNNNNNNNNNNNNNNNNNNNNNNNNNNNNNNNNNNNNNNNNNNNNNNNNNNNNNNNNNNNNGTTTACTGTGGCAAGAAGCTCAGGATCGAATAGATGTCTATTATGAATTATCAGATACCTATTTGACTTCCTTGAAGCTTTGTGTGCTTTCTCTTTTGTAAagattttaagactttttttcaaGATAGATATGCATCTTTGtagaaatttatgtatatatggtatgtaaatAAATTTGTTATCAAATacagtttgcattttttttataaacccttaaAATctgtttattaatatgtttactTAAGAACAAACAGACCACAGACAGTCAGCATTCTGTGATAACATCAAGCTGTGCTCAactttcagggaaaaaaatgaggggattGGAAACTTCAGGTattgtaaattaaattttaatacagtaagaatatataattttcttgggTACTAAAAGGGATGTTATTCCTCATGCTGTTAATTTGTTTTATGGTTGTGTCTGTattcttttgtgtgtatttgcggTGAAGGAACTAAGGCTCTTATCCTGATACCTGTCCAACACATCCTTTTACAAGTCAAGTTTTACAAGTGATTTCATTTAGGATCCTTCCATAAAACGAAGAGGGAGAATGGACATGTTCTtttgtatggttttatatatttatttattcgtttcccCTTGTGTATTGGTTTGTCTTGTGACAGAacttttgtgtgtatgagtgtgaaaTGTGGATATATAATCACTTTCATATATGGAGATTGAATACTTTTTGCTTGGATATAAGGGGGGGGGTAGCCTTTTCATTTGATTAAACTGTCAAAGTGTCCTTTGGGAGTTGTTTCAAAGTCAGCAAGTGAAGGGAATCTTTTTGTGTGAGAAAACGTGATGCCAATGATCCGTATCCTCAAGTTGGGGTAATAAGAGGTAATTTGTCCATATAAGCTTGGTAGTTGTGCAGACTACGTGCTTTTGTGATTTTAGAACTTATCATTTGCATTACTGTCATTTCTCAAATCTTTTCTAATAAGCCGCAAATGACGCAACATGAGGCGTGATATAACGTTGGAGAAGCGTTCCTTTCCATTCGCCGAATCATCATCGCTTCGCATTATAATAACCTAcacaaatcttttttaaaaacccaatagtaaaaaagaaaataaaaagttagcCTCGGTTTAAAAAGCGGATTCCATATAAATCAGTTCAAATCATGCCCAAACAACACGGAAAACATCTCGAAGACGAAGGCGAGGTCAAGCGGCGGCGTCCGAACGTCAGAGGTAAACAACACGATGGCCGGCGGAGGAAGACGCGAGATTCTCTCCCTTTATAAATCGCTACTGAGAGAGAGCATGAAGTTCCCTGCTTATAATTACAGGTGATTATATGAGTTAAAGATGCCCTTCTAAGTGTGGGGAAGATTCCAGGACGTTTCTCCTAATGGGTGGAATGTTGCGGGTACTTAGGGGTGAGTTCTGTCGGGGTCACATAGGAAGGGATCGGGATTT
The sequence above is a segment of the Penaeus monodon isolate SGIC_2016 chromosome 25, NSTDA_Pmon_1, whole genome shotgun sequence genome. Coding sequences within it:
- the LOC119589249 gene encoding probable phenylalanine--tRNA ligase, mitochondrial isoform X1 (The sequence of the model RefSeq protein was modified relative to this genomic sequence to represent the inferred CDS: added 73 bases not found in genome assembly) is translated as MKPPPQRSQRHEAIFLGNLRLRETGRYNGSSLFKITLIKTIAKAMVSNIHKVKLNNSSNLIRKKKTYDADEMTNVTPRILSHLGRNLHLQKHHPLNHISQRITKFMYSRYLSPRGNPLFSIHDRLQPIVTPHQNFDSLLIPKDHVSRKKSDNYYINKDFLLRAHTSAHQSELISMGFDNFLVMGDVYRRDEIDASHYPVFHQVEGVRLTTKSELFGSHQNMDDFQLFENTERSETQQGVHNLEAVKLLEADLKGCLEGLAMTLFGKDAEMRWVDAYFPFTHPSWELEVKLNDDWVELLGCGVIEQEILVNAGVIDKVGWAFGLGLERWAMKLYDIPDIRLFWSSDSGFLSQFKFDDPSTNIKYKTVSQYPQCVNDISFWLPREGLYEPSDFYDLVRNIGGSTVEQVTLIDNFTHPKKKLTSHCYRIVYRHMERTLTQEEVNVIHKEIEKTASESLNVVIR
- the LOC119589249 gene encoding probable phenylalanine--tRNA ligase, mitochondrial isoform X2, producing MVLHSSRLLLLKPLQRPWFPTFIRLNSTTAQISSGKVQIAEKTYDADEMTNVTPRILSHLGRNLHLQKHHPLNHISQRITKFMYSRYLSPRGNPLFSIHDRLQPIVTPHQNFDSLLIPKDHVSRKKSDNYYINKDFLLRAHTSAHQSELISMGFDNFLVMGDVYRRDEIDASHYPVFHQVEGVRLTTKSELFGSHQNMDDFQLFENTERSETQQGVHNLEAVKLLEADLKGCLEGLAMTLFGKDAEMRWVDAYFPFTHPSWELEVKLNDDWVELLGCGVIEQEILVNAGVIDKVGWAFGLGLERWAMKLYDIPDIRLFWSSDSGFLSQFKFDDPSTNIKYKTVSQYPQCVNDISFWLPREGLYEPSDFYDLVRNIGGSTVEQVTLIDNFTHPKKKLTSHCYRIVYRHMERTLTQEEVNVIHKEIEKTASESLNVVIR